The following are encoded in a window of Bradyrhizobium guangdongense genomic DNA:
- a CDS encoding ABC transporter ATP-binding protein/permease, protein MSAVERLDDQYRDARDSAPAEAPSVEAELIEQPAKSRAKLRPLMALAPYVSRYRGRAALAFVALTVAALTTLLVPVAVRRMIDFGLTPEGIELINSYFSVMIAVVAVLALASASRYYLVMTIGERIVADLRRDVFGHLLSLSPSFFDSARSGELVSRLTADTTQIKSAVGASVSIALRNLMMFFGAAAMMVITSPRLSGFVLLAIPLIVLPLVAFGRWVRRLSRNAQDTLADASAYAGELVGAIRTVQAYTSEGLAAKRFGGEVEQAYEAARTSTQARAVLTAIVIFIVFASVVGILWIGSHDVLTGTITPGRLGQFVLYAAFAAAGLGQLSEVWGEVSAASGAAERLFEILHVKPEIAAPASPRALPVPARGEVGFDRVSFAYPARPDVNVLDAVSFAVRPGEKVAIVGPSGAGKSTIFHLLLRFYDPRNGAISLDGVPVKSADPRDFRARIALVPQESNVFAASARENIRFGRPDADDAEVERAAELAHAAEFIRRLPEGFDTPLGERGVTLSGGQRQRIAIARAILRDAPLLLLDEATSALDAESETLVQTALEELMRHRTTLVIAHRLATVLSCDRILVMDQGRIVEQGTHAELVAANGLYARLARLQFEGA, encoded by the coding sequence ATGAGCGCAGTGGAACGGCTTGACGACCAGTACCGCGACGCGCGCGACAGCGCGCCGGCGGAGGCTCCCTCGGTCGAGGCCGAGCTGATCGAGCAGCCCGCCAAGAGTCGCGCCAAGCTGCGCCCGCTGATGGCCCTTGCGCCCTATGTCAGCCGCTATCGCGGCCGGGCGGCGCTGGCCTTTGTCGCTCTCACGGTCGCTGCGCTGACCACGCTACTGGTGCCGGTCGCGGTGCGGCGGATGATCGACTTCGGCCTGACGCCCGAGGGGATCGAGCTGATCAACAGCTATTTCTCAGTAATGATCGCGGTGGTGGCCGTGCTCGCGCTCGCGAGCGCTTCGCGTTACTATCTGGTGATGACGATCGGCGAGCGCATCGTCGCCGATCTCAGGCGCGACGTGTTCGGCCATCTGCTCTCGCTGTCGCCGTCCTTCTTCGATTCCGCGCGCAGCGGCGAACTGGTGTCGCGGCTCACCGCCGATACCACGCAGATCAAATCGGCCGTCGGCGCCTCCGTGTCGATCGCGCTGCGCAACCTCATGATGTTCTTCGGCGCTGCGGCGATGATGGTGATTACCAGCCCGCGGCTGTCAGGCTTCGTGCTGCTGGCGATCCCGCTGATCGTGCTGCCGCTGGTCGCCTTTGGCCGCTGGGTGCGGCGGCTGTCGCGCAACGCGCAGGACACGCTGGCCGATGCGTCCGCCTATGCCGGCGAGCTGGTCGGCGCGATCCGCACCGTGCAGGCCTATACCAGCGAAGGGCTGGCCGCGAAGCGCTTTGGCGGCGAGGTCGAGCAGGCCTACGAGGCCGCGCGCACGTCCACGCAGGCTCGCGCCGTTCTCACCGCCATCGTCATCTTCATCGTGTTCGCAAGCGTAGTCGGCATCCTCTGGATCGGCTCGCATGACGTCCTCACGGGTACGATCACGCCAGGCCGGCTCGGCCAGTTCGTGCTCTATGCGGCCTTCGCGGCCGCCGGTCTCGGCCAGCTCAGCGAGGTCTGGGGCGAGGTGTCGGCTGCATCAGGGGCCGCCGAACGGCTGTTCGAGATCTTGCACGTGAAGCCTGAGATCGCAGCGCCCGCATCGCCGCGCGCGCTGCCGGTGCCGGCCCGCGGCGAGGTCGGCTTCGATCGCGTCAGCTTCGCCTATCCCGCGCGTCCCGACGTCAATGTGCTCGATGCGGTGTCGTTTGCCGTGCGGCCCGGCGAGAAGGTCGCGATCGTCGGCCCGTCCGGCGCCGGCAAGAGCACGATCTTCCATCTCCTGCTGCGCTTCTACGATCCGCGCAATGGCGCGATCTCGCTCGACGGCGTGCCGGTGAAATCAGCCGACCCGCGCGATTTCCGCGCCCGCATTGCGCTGGTGCCGCAGGAATCCAACGTGTTCGCGGCGAGCGCGCGCGAGAACATCCGCTTCGGCCGGCCCGACGCTGATGATGCCGAGGTCGAGCGCGCCGCCGAGCTCGCGCATGCCGCCGAGTTCATCCGCCGCCTGCCGGAAGGTTTCGACACCCCGCTCGGCGAACGCGGCGTGACGCTGTCGGGCGGCCAGCGCCAGCGCATCGCCATCGCCCGCGCGATCCTGCGCGATGCACCGCTATTATTGCTCGATGAAGCCACCTCGGCGCTCGATGCCGAAAGCGAGACCTTGGTGCAGACCGCGCTCGAGGAGCTGATGCGCCACCGCACCACGCTGGTGATCGCGCATCGCCTCGCAACCGTGTTGTCCTGCGACCGCATCCTGGTGATGGACCAGGGCAGGATCGTCGAGCAGGGCACGCATGCCGAGCTCGTCGCCGCGAACGGGCTCTATGCGCGGCTGGCGAGGTTGCAGTTCGAGGGGGCTTAG
- a CDS encoding GNAT family N-acetyltransferase, with protein MSTLHLRPYAATDEAAAIDLWHRTWQQAYPQIDFAARLDWWRERWRKDLVPKSQIVVSEQDGALTGFVTIDGDGYLDQLVVDPDHWGSDAARLLVDEAKRLSPSGVTLLVNKDNARAIRFYERNGFAHAGDDVNPTSGRPVLKMAWRP; from the coding sequence GTGAGCACGCTCCACCTCCGCCCCTACGCGGCCACTGACGAAGCGGCGGCGATCGATCTCTGGCATCGCACCTGGCAGCAGGCCTATCCGCAGATCGATTTCGCCGCGCGGCTCGACTGGTGGCGCGAGCGCTGGCGCAAGGATCTGGTGCCGAAGTCCCAGATCGTCGTCTCGGAACAGGACGGCGCACTGACCGGTTTCGTGACCATCGACGGGGACGGCTATCTCGACCAGCTCGTGGTCGATCCCGATCATTGGGGCTCGGATGCAGCAAGGCTGCTGGTCGATGAGGCCAAGCGGCTGTCGCCTTCTGGGGTCACGCTGCTGGTCAACAAGGACAACGCCCGCGCCATCCGCTTCTACGAACGCAACGGCTTTGCCCATGCCGGCGACGACGTGAACCCGACCTCGGGCCGGCCGGTGCTGAAGATGGCGTGGCGGCCGTGA
- a CDS encoding DUF1192 domain-containing protein, with the protein MAMEDDDRPRKKVTHEIGQDLSLLSVEELTERVALLKTEIGRLEEAATKKRASRDAANSFFKT; encoded by the coding sequence ATGGCGATGGAAGACGACGACCGTCCGCGCAAGAAGGTCACCCACGAGATCGGACAGGATCTCTCACTGTTGTCGGTCGAGGAACTGACCGAGCGCGTCGCCTTGCTGAAGACCGAAATCGGCCGACTGGAAGAAGCCGCCACCAAGAAGCGCGCCTCGCGCGATGCGGCGAACAGTTTCTTCAAGACGTAG
- a CDS encoding peptidoglycan -binding protein — protein MALARGRRSEGAFNYWPGFVDALSTLVLSIVFLLSVFLVVQFFLSQEVTGKDKALEQLNAKIAQLTELLSLEKLGKLSLDDEVSQLKAGLASAENERDRMKGLYEGLANAGNDAQGKTAELGKALDSEKAVSARALAQIEVLNQQISALRRQLAALEEALDASEKRDKESQNRIADLGSRLNVALAQRVQELSRYRSEFFGRLRAILGNRPDIRVVGDRFVFQSEVFFDTGQATLLPEGKAELDTVANALIELDKKIPPEIAWVLRVDGHTDVRPVNGPNFKSNWDLSSARAISVVQYLISLGVPAQRLVAAGFAEFQPLDPGNTEEAYKRNRRIELKLTER, from the coding sequence ATGGCTCTAGCCCGCGGCCGCCGCAGCGAAGGCGCCTTCAACTACTGGCCCGGATTCGTCGACGCGCTGTCGACGCTGGTGCTGTCGATCGTCTTCCTGCTCTCGGTGTTCCTGGTCGTGCAGTTCTTCCTGTCGCAGGAGGTGACCGGCAAGGACAAGGCGCTGGAGCAGCTCAACGCCAAGATCGCCCAGCTCACCGAGCTCTTGTCGCTCGAGAAGCTCGGCAAGCTCTCGCTCGACGACGAGGTTTCGCAGCTGAAGGCCGGCCTCGCCTCGGCCGAGAACGAGCGCGACCGCATGAAGGGCCTCTATGAAGGCCTCGCCAATGCCGGCAACGATGCGCAAGGCAAGACCGCCGAGCTCGGCAAGGCGCTGGATTCCGAGAAGGCGGTGTCGGCGCGGGCGCTGGCGCAGATCGAGGTGCTGAACCAGCAGATCAGCGCGCTGCGCCGGCAATTGGCGGCGCTGGAAGAGGCGCTCGATGCCAGCGAGAAGCGCGACAAGGAATCGCAGAACCGCATCGCCGATCTGGGCTCGCGCCTCAACGTCGCCCTGGCGCAGCGCGTGCAGGAATTGTCGCGCTACCGCTCCGAGTTCTTCGGCCGCCTGCGCGCCATCCTCGGCAACCGCCCCGACATCCGCGTCGTCGGCGACCGCTTCGTGTTCCAGTCCGAAGTGTTCTTCGACACCGGCCAGGCGACGCTGCTGCCCGAGGGCAAGGCCGAGCTGGACACCGTGGCAAACGCGCTGATCGAGCTCGACAAGAAGATCCCACCCGAGATCGCCTGGGTGCTGCGCGTCGACGGCCACACCGACGTGCGCCCGGTGAACGGCCCGAACTTCAAGTCGAACTGGGACCTGTCGTCGGCGCGCGCGATCTCGGTGGTGCAATATCTGATCTCGCTCGGCGTGCCGGCCCAGCGCCTGGTCGCCGCAGGCTTTGCCGAATTCCAGCCGCTCGACCCGGGCAACACCGAGGAGGCCTACAAGCGCAACCGCCGCATCGAGCTGAAGCTGACGGAGCGGTAG
- a CDS encoding NAD(P)H-quinone oxidoreductase produces MDKLPAQMTVVAISKPGGPEVLVPEQRPLPQPGPDEILVKVMAAGVNRPDVAQRSGAYPPPPGASDLPGLEIAGEVVAVGSNAKRHKVGDIVMSLVAGGGYAQYCIAQDAQAMSVPSALSIKEAGALPETLMTVWHNVFERGGLKAGETLLIHGGSSGIGTMAIQLAKAFGAKVFVTVGSQDKVDACLKLGADRAINYKTEDFVAVVKEETDKVGVNLILDMVAGDYVDRNYDAAAVDGRIVQIATLNGPKITANIAKVMVKRLTHTGSTLRPRSNADKAAMVAAIEAKVMPLLREGRVKPLMDSAFPLEKAADAHRRMETSAHIGKIVLEV; encoded by the coding sequence ATGGACAAGCTGCCCGCGCAAATGACCGTGGTCGCCATCTCCAAGCCCGGTGGACCCGAGGTGCTGGTGCCGGAACAACGCCCCCTTCCGCAGCCGGGTCCCGATGAGATCCTGGTCAAGGTGATGGCTGCCGGCGTCAACCGGCCCGACGTCGCGCAGCGCTCCGGGGCCTATCCGCCGCCGCCCGGCGCCAGCGACCTGCCCGGTCTGGAAATCGCCGGTGAGGTGGTCGCGGTCGGCAGCAACGCCAAGCGGCACAAGGTCGGCGACATCGTGATGTCGCTGGTCGCCGGCGGCGGCTACGCGCAGTACTGCATCGCGCAGGACGCCCAGGCGATGAGCGTGCCCTCGGCACTGTCGATCAAGGAAGCCGGTGCGCTGCCGGAAACCCTGATGACGGTCTGGCACAACGTGTTCGAACGCGGCGGCCTGAAGGCCGGCGAGACGCTGCTGATCCATGGCGGCTCCTCGGGCATCGGCACCATGGCGATCCAGCTCGCCAAGGCGTTCGGCGCCAAGGTGTTCGTGACCGTGGGCTCGCAGGACAAGGTCGATGCCTGCCTCAAGCTCGGGGCCGACCGCGCGATCAATTACAAGACCGAAGACTTCGTCGCTGTCGTCAAGGAAGAGACGGACAAGGTCGGCGTCAACCTGATCCTCGACATGGTCGCCGGCGACTATGTCGACCGCAATTATGACGCCGCCGCCGTCGACGGCCGTATCGTACAGATCGCAACCCTCAACGGTCCCAAGATCACCGCGAACATCGCCAAGGTGATGGTGAAGCGGTTGACCCATACCGGCTCGACCTTGCGGCCCCGTAGTAATGCGGACAAGGCGGCGATGGTGGCTGCGATTGAAGCGAAAGTGATGCCGCTGTTGCGCGAGGGCCGTGTCAAACCGCTGATGGACAGCGCTTTCCCGCTGGAAAAGGCCGCCGACGCACACCGGCGCATGGAGACCTCGGCACATATTGGCAAAATTGTGTTGGAGGTCTAG
- a CDS encoding sensor domain-containing diguanylate cyclase, with product MLSGWRDVTARRPWRISAKLLIISSVVTVIGFSAICVNVMLDMRRGEEALARQTLENLATTIDADISRNIEVYDLSLKAVASNMLLPEIATVAKPIRQLILFDHATTARHFGAIQVFDADGKLTIDASTLDPQAENRADEDYFTVHRDNPGAGLFISRPMLFRGAYSIVLSRRISDSDGGFMGVVAGSIRFSYFHELFERLSLDPDDTITVLKRDRTIMMRRPFDLDVIGKNLGTRQDWKPDNLRAGGSYAGKGPVDVTPRLYVRSSGSGPLFVVAGKPLGAVFQLWQKEAYRIGAVVVALILFMLGSTLVLAREIGRRAEAESKLEEMATTDALTGLRNRRKFDAVIDIEWRRAMREKTPLALLMIDTDHFKAYNDTFGHQAGDQVLVGIAICISDSVRRAGDCAARYGGEEFAVLLPNTSAADAFRIAETIRAKVQGWSDGGTGSTVSCGIASLVPSAGMDWPILVAAADKALYAAKAGGRNQSVVASLPQLSLVA from the coding sequence ATGCTGTCTGGATGGCGCGACGTCACGGCCCGGCGGCCGTGGCGCATTTCGGCGAAGCTGCTGATCATCTCGTCCGTCGTGACGGTGATCGGCTTTTCCGCCATTTGCGTCAACGTCATGCTCGACATGCGCCGCGGCGAGGAGGCGCTCGCCCGCCAGACGCTGGAGAACCTGGCGACGACGATCGACGCCGACATCAGCCGCAACATCGAGGTCTACGATCTGTCACTGAAGGCGGTCGCCAGCAACATGCTGCTGCCCGAGATCGCCACCGTTGCAAAGCCGATCCGCCAGCTCATCCTGTTCGACCATGCCACGACGGCGCGGCATTTCGGCGCCATCCAGGTGTTCGATGCCGACGGCAAGCTGACCATCGACGCGTCCACGCTCGACCCGCAAGCCGAGAACCGCGCCGACGAGGACTATTTCACGGTTCACCGCGACAATCCCGGAGCCGGGCTGTTCATCAGCCGGCCGATGCTGTTCCGCGGCGCCTATTCGATCGTGCTGAGCCGGCGCATCAGCGACAGCGACGGCGGCTTCATGGGCGTGGTGGCCGGGTCGATCCGCTTCAGCTATTTCCACGAGCTGTTCGAGCGGCTCAGCCTCGATCCCGACGACACCATCACCGTGCTCAAGCGCGACCGCACCATTATGATGCGGCGGCCGTTCGATCTCGACGTCATCGGCAAGAACCTGGGAACGCGGCAGGACTGGAAGCCCGATAACCTCAGGGCGGGCGGATCCTATGCCGGCAAGGGACCTGTCGACGTGACGCCGCGTCTCTATGTGCGCAGCAGCGGCTCCGGTCCGCTGTTTGTCGTCGCAGGCAAACCCTTGGGCGCCGTATTCCAGCTCTGGCAGAAGGAAGCTTATCGCATCGGCGCGGTGGTGGTCGCGCTGATCCTGTTCATGCTGGGCTCGACGCTGGTGCTCGCCCGCGAGATCGGCCGCCGCGCCGAAGCCGAAAGCAAGCTCGAGGAGATGGCGACGACGGACGCGCTCACCGGCTTGCGCAACCGCCGCAAGTTCGATGCCGTCATCGACATCGAATGGCGGCGCGCCATGCGCGAGAAGACGCCGCTCGCGCTCCTGATGATCGATACCGATCACTTCAAGGCCTATAATGACACGTTCGGCCACCAGGCCGGCGACCAGGTGCTGGTCGGCATTGCCATCTGCATCTCCGATTCGGTTCGTCGCGCCGGCGACTGCGCCGCACGTTATGGCGGAGAGGAATTCGCCGTGCTGTTGCCGAACACCTCGGCCGCAGACGCCTTCAGGATCGCAGAGACGATTCGCGCCAAAGTGCAGGGCTGGTCCGACGGCGGGACGGGATCGACCGTCTCCTGCGGCATCGCCAGCCTCGTGCCCAGCGCCGGCATGGACTGGCCGATCCTGGTCGCGGCCGCCGACAAGGCGCTCTATGCCGCGAAAGCCGGCGGCCGCAACCAATCGGTGGTGGCGAGCCTGCCGCAGCTATCGCTGGTGGCGTGA
- a CDS encoding DUF1465 family protein, whose protein sequence is MERLQADGALVQLSERFTNSAAFGALFREGMDLVEETAAYLDGAGRTEAKALDRAVSLTYATESMRLTTRLMQLASWLLLHRAVKEGEMTLVQANREKTKVKLSAADPGPADTIEKLPAQLQDLIHRSMSLQTRVRRLDSSIHNPPAEPMSIGNPLVPHLNALKAAFER, encoded by the coding sequence ATGGAACGTTTGCAAGCCGACGGTGCTCTCGTTCAACTCAGCGAGCGGTTCACCAATTCTGCGGCCTTTGGCGCTCTGTTCCGCGAAGGCATGGATCTGGTCGAAGAAACCGCGGCCTACCTCGACGGCGCCGGCCGTACCGAGGCCAAGGCGCTCGACCGTGCCGTCAGCCTCACTTACGCGACCGAGAGCATGCGCCTGACCACGCGCCTGATGCAGCTCGCCTCGTGGCTGTTGCTGCACCGCGCCGTGAAGGAAGGCGAGATGACGCTGGTCCAGGCCAACCGCGAGAAGACGAAGGTCAAGCTCAGCGCCGCCGATCCCGGCCCCGCCGACACCATCGAGAAACTGCCGGCGCAGCTGCAGGACCTGATCCATCGCTCGATGAGCCTGCAGACCCGCGTGCGCCGCCTCGACAGCTCGATCCACAACCCGCCGGCCGAGCCCATGTCGATCGGCAATCCGCTCGTGCCGCACCTCAACGCCCTGAAGGCCGCGTTCGAGCGGTAA
- the rpmE gene encoding 50S ribosomal protein L31: MKAEIHPDYHTIKVVMTDGTEYLTRSTWGKEGDTLNLDIDPKSHPAWTGGNAQIMDRGGRVSRFQKKFSGFLKKD, encoded by the coding sequence ATGAAAGCCGAAATTCATCCGGATTATCATACGATTAAGGTCGTGATGACCGACGGAACCGAGTACCTGACCCGCTCCACCTGGGGCAAGGAAGGCGACACGCTGAACCTCGACATCGACCCGAAATCGCACCCGGCCTGGACCGGCGGCAACGCCCAGATCATGGATCGCGGCGGCCGCGTCTCGCGCTTCCAGAAGAAGTTCTCGGGCTTCCTCAAGAAGGATTGA
- a CDS encoding EAL domain-containing protein — protein MRLIRCLAPIALGLMILVAASPARALDAVSVRGDAPAIDLTGVLEHQRSDTDRIQVSTAPGTDGIVRRIEVRAREGGQNWVVFALANNTDDQLDRLIVAPHYRIVSSGLLWPDLGLSRIATITPSIGDRPDRQESATADVFRVTLDPGAVVTFVAELRTDKLPQLYLWEPEAYKDKVNSFTLYQGIVIGISGLLALVLTILFVVKGSIMFPAAAALAWAVLVYIGVDFGFWGKVLDMSNNAERIWRAAGEAILAATLLVFLFAYLNLSRWHVRYSHITVGWLAFLGSLVALALFDPAVASGIARISLVLIAFAGFALIVYLSTHGFDRAVLLIPTWFLLVVWVVAAGMTVAGSVTNDIVGPALLGGLVLIVMLIGFTVMQHAFAGGGATTGVVSDIERRALALAGSGDLIWDWDVSADKVFTSPETEALLGLKRGTLEGPAASWLEVLHPLDQDRFRAALDSVLDQRRGRLVQDFRLRTPDGHFMWFALKARPVVGSDGEVSRVVGTLTDVTELRNAEERLLHDSVHDNLTGLPNRKLFMDRLGAVANFAKTMPTLRPTLMVIDLDRFKQVNDSVGIAVGDSILLTLARRLTRILKPQDTLARLAGDQFGLILLSEQDPARITAFAETIRKTIRAPIAFNDREIFLTASIGLALSDPQTQLTDEIIKDAELAMYHSKRIGGDRIDVYKPAMRARKTDRLTLESELRRAIERQELTILYQPIVRLEDRSVAGFEALVRWDHPKLGRMAPSEFITVAEETGLIVDLGMFVLDQTAKQLSVWQRAMRSREPIFASVNVSSRQLLRHDLIHDIRTVLSRSSVARGTLKLELTESLVMENPEHAAQMLTRIRELGTGLSLDDFGTGHSSLAYLQRFPFDTIKIDQSFVRTTNRGTRPVILKSIIALAHDLGMDVVAEGAETDSDAVELYQLGCEYAQGFAFGEPMDADAAMRLLTEVRLEAAS, from the coding sequence TTGCGTCTGATCAGGTGCCTCGCGCCCATTGCGCTGGGCCTCATGATTCTTGTCGCCGCGTCGCCTGCACGCGCGCTTGACGCCGTCAGCGTCCGCGGCGACGCGCCGGCGATCGACCTCACCGGTGTGCTCGAGCATCAGCGCAGCGACACGGACCGCATCCAGGTCTCCACCGCCCCCGGCACCGACGGCATCGTCCGTCGCATCGAGGTGCGCGCCCGCGAGGGCGGCCAGAACTGGGTGGTGTTTGCGCTTGCCAACAATACCGACGACCAGCTCGACCGTCTGATCGTCGCCCCGCATTATCGCATCGTGTCCTCGGGCCTGCTATGGCCCGACCTCGGCCTGTCACGCATCGCGACCATCACGCCGTCCATTGGCGACCGGCCGGACCGCCAGGAGAGCGCGACCGCCGACGTGTTCCGCGTCACGCTCGACCCCGGCGCCGTCGTCACCTTCGTCGCGGAACTGCGCACCGACAAGCTGCCGCAGCTCTATCTGTGGGAGCCCGAAGCCTACAAGGACAAGGTCAACTCCTTCACGCTCTACCAGGGCATCGTGATCGGAATCTCCGGACTTCTGGCTCTCGTTCTCACCATCTTGTTCGTAGTGAAGGGCAGCATCATGTTCCCGGCGGCCGCGGCGCTGGCCTGGGCGGTGCTGGTCTATATCGGGGTCGATTTCGGCTTCTGGGGCAAGGTGCTCGATATGTCGAACAACGCCGAGCGCATCTGGCGGGCGGCGGGTGAAGCGATCCTGGCAGCGACGCTCCTGGTGTTCCTGTTCGCCTATCTCAACCTCAGTCGATGGCATGTGCGCTATTCGCACATCACGGTCGGCTGGCTCGCCTTCCTTGGCTCGCTGGTCGCGCTCGCGCTGTTCGACCCCGCCGTGGCGTCCGGCATCGCCCGCATCTCGCTGGTGCTGATCGCCTTCGCCGGCTTCGCGCTGATCGTCTATCTCTCGACCCACGGTTTCGACCGTGCGGTGCTGCTGATCCCGACCTGGTTCCTCCTGGTGGTCTGGGTGGTCGCGGCCGGCATGACGGTGGCAGGCTCCGTCACCAACGATATCGTCGGCCCTGCCCTGCTCGGCGGCCTCGTGCTGATCGTGATGCTGATCGGCTTCACGGTGATGCAGCACGCCTTTGCCGGCGGCGGTGCCACGACCGGCGTGGTATCCGACATCGAACGCCGCGCGCTCGCGCTGGCCGGCTCCGGCGATCTGATCTGGGACTGGGACGTCTCCGCCGACAAGGTCTTCACCAGCCCCGAGACCGAAGCCCTGCTCGGCCTCAAGCGCGGCACGCTGGAGGGACCGGCGGCCTCCTGGCTCGAGGTGCTGCACCCGCTCGACCAGGACCGGTTCCGCGCCGCGCTGGACAGCGTGCTCGACCAGCGCCGCGGCCGCCTGGTGCAGGATTTCCGCCTGCGCACCCCCGATGGCCATTTCATGTGGTTCGCGCTGAAGGCGCGCCCGGTGGTCGGCTCCGACGGCGAGGTCTCGCGCGTGGTCGGCACGCTCACCGACGTCACGGAGCTGCGCAACGCCGAGGAGCGCCTGCTGCACGATTCCGTGCATGACAACCTCACCGGCCTGCCGAACCGGAAGCTGTTCATGGACCGGCTGGGCGCGGTGGCGAATTTCGCCAAGACCATGCCGACGCTGCGGCCGACGCTGATGGTGATCGACCTCGACCGCTTCAAGCAGGTCAACGATTCCGTCGGCATCGCGGTCGGCGATTCCATCCTGCTGACATTGGCCCGCCGTCTCACCCGCATCCTCAAACCCCAGGACACGCTGGCGCGGCTTGCCGGCGACCAGTTCGGCCTGATCCTCTTGTCCGAGCAGGACCCGGCCCGCATCACCGCCTTCGCCGAGACCATCCGCAAGACGATCCGCGCGCCGATCGCCTTCAACGACCGCGAGATCTTCCTGACGGCGTCGATCGGGCTCGCTTTGTCCGACCCTCAGACGCAACTGACGGACGAGATCATCAAGGACGCCGAGCTTGCGATGTATCATTCCAAGCGCATCGGCGGCGACCGCATCGACGTCTACAAGCCCGCGATGCGCGCGCGAAAGACCGACCGACTGACGCTGGAGAGCGAGCTGCGCCGCGCCATCGAGCGGCAGGAATTGACGATCCTGTACCAGCCGATCGTGCGGCTGGAGGATCGTTCGGTCGCGGGCTTCGAGGCGCTGGTGCGCTGGGACCATCCCAAGCTCGGGCGCATGGCGCCGTCGGAATTCATCACCGTCGCGGAAGAGACCGGCCTGATCGTCGACCTCGGCATGTTCGTGCTCGACCAGACCGCAAAGCAGCTCTCGGTCTGGCAGCGCGCGATGCGCTCGCGCGAGCCGATCTTCGCAAGTGTCAACGTCTCCTCCCGGCAGCTCCTGCGCCACGACCTCATCCACGACATCCGCACCGTGCTGTCGCGCTCCTCGGTGGCGCGCGGCACGCTGAAGCTGGAATTGACGGAATCGCTGGTGATGGAGAATCCGGAGCACGCCGCGCAAATGCTGACGCGGATCCGAGAGCTCGGCACCGGGCTGTCGCTCGATGATTTCGGCACCGGCCATTCCTCGCTCGCCTATCTCCAGCGCTTCCCGTTCGACACCATCAAGATCGACCAGTCCTTCGTCCGCACCACCAATCGCGGCACGCGGCCGGTGATCCTGAAGTCGATCATCGCGCTCGCGCATGATCTCGGCATGGACGTGGTGGCGGAAGGCGCCGAGACGGATTCCGACGCGGTCGAGCTCTATCAATTGGGCTGCGAATACGCGCAAGGCTTCGCCTTCGGCGAGCCGATGGATGCGGATGCGGCGATGCGGCTGCTCACGGAAGTGCGGCTGGAAGCGGCGAGCTGA
- a CDS encoding DUF7662 domain-containing protein, with the protein MNDYDALRDYLLRQKQTEFVLSFEQIEEIIGAALPRAANRASWWDSLRSPDIQMPQREACLAAGFVATRMPDGQSVRFTKRKKDGRR; encoded by the coding sequence GTGAACGATTACGACGCGCTCCGCGATTACCTACTGCGGCAGAAGCAGACGGAATTCGTGCTGAGCTTCGAGCAGATCGAGGAGATCATCGGCGCGGCCCTGCCGCGCGCGGCCAACCGTGCCTCATGGTGGGATAGCCTGCGCAGCCCCGACATCCAGATGCCCCAGCGTGAAGCCTGCCTGGCTGCCGGCTTCGTTGCGACCAGGATGCCTGACGGCCAGAGCGTGCGGTTCACGAAGCGGAAGAAGGACGGGCGAAGGTGA